A window of the Pseudomonas furukawaii genome harbors these coding sequences:
- a CDS encoding TetR/AcrR family transcriptional regulator: MNLPRSPGRPSGDSQLQRERLLDAAAETFARIGIHAASLRGIAQQAGVTPALVNYYFGNKERLVDALVEERLQPLFAGLGARLQEAGDEPLELVRTFVLGLSATLARNPWLPPLWVREILCEGGALRDLLTTRFAPLVPQPLAQRFAAAQARGRLNPDLDPRLLVVSLVGLVMLPHAAGHIWRGIFPSPELGDEALARHILVLLERGLEVTP, from the coding sequence GTGAACCTTCCCCGCTCCCCCGGACGCCCCTCCGGGGACTCCCAGCTCCAGCGCGAGCGCCTGCTGGACGCCGCCGCCGAAACCTTCGCCCGCATCGGCATCCACGCCGCCAGCCTGCGGGGCATCGCACAGCAGGCCGGGGTCACGCCCGCCCTGGTGAACTACTACTTCGGCAACAAGGAGCGCCTGGTGGACGCGCTGGTGGAAGAGCGTCTGCAGCCGCTCTTCGCAGGTCTCGGCGCGCGCCTGCAGGAGGCCGGCGACGAGCCGCTGGAGCTGGTGCGCACCTTCGTCCTGGGCCTGAGCGCCACCCTGGCCCGCAATCCCTGGCTACCGCCGCTCTGGGTACGCGAGATCCTTTGCGAGGGGGGTGCCCTGCGGGACCTGCTGACCACCCGCTTCGCCCCCCTGGTGCCGCAGCCGCTGGCCCAGCGCTTCGCCGCCGCCCAGGCTCGCGGACGCCTGAATCCCGACCTGGACCCGCGCCTGCTGGTGGTCTCCCTCGTGGGCCTGGTGATGCTGCCCCATGCCGCCGGGCACATCTGGCGCGGCATCTTCCCCAGCCCGGAACTGGGGGACGAGGCCCTGGCACGGCACATCCTCGTCCTGCTGGAGCGGGGCCTGGAGGTGACGCCATGA
- a CDS encoding TIGR03364 family FAD-dependent oxidoreductase codes for MPLHDTDIAIVGAGILGLSHAYAAARRGLKVSVFERSATPLGASVRNFGQALVTGQPPGPMFALARDSRALWSAWAEAAGFHIRRNGSLLLARTRAEEELLEAFCEVRAPEHGYRVELLRGDALHDLYRGQFSHHRAALLGLDDQQVYSREAIPALVDYLRREHGVQFHFSTLVRDIEPRLIHSTAGRCRAEQIVLCSGHDYQTLLAEQIAALHPQVCRLQMLRVRPERDFGLDQAVLTGLSCVHYGAFSDLPEAEAIREQIREQQPELEEHGIHLLVSPTPRGELIIGDSHHYGADASPFNAEAVDEILLGLAEQTLGTRLAVVERWQGVYGARGPGPFSVLKAAPGVTAVLMHSGVGMSIGPALGERTVAGLLG; via the coding sequence ATGCCCCTGCACGACACCGACATCGCCATCGTCGGCGCCGGTATCCTCGGCCTTTCCCATGCCTACGCCGCCGCTCGCCGGGGCCTCAAGGTCAGCGTCTTCGAGCGCAGCGCCACGCCCCTGGGGGCTTCGGTGCGCAATTTCGGCCAGGCCCTGGTCACCGGTCAGCCGCCGGGCCCCATGTTCGCCCTGGCCCGGGACAGTCGCGCCCTCTGGTCCGCCTGGGCGGAGGCCGCCGGCTTCCATATCCGCCGCAATGGCTCGTTGCTGCTGGCCCGCACCCGGGCCGAGGAAGAACTGCTTGAGGCCTTCTGCGAAGTGCGCGCGCCGGAGCACGGCTACCGGGTCGAGCTGCTGCGGGGCGATGCGTTGCACGACCTCTACCGGGGCCAGTTCAGCCACCACCGCGCCGCCTTGCTGGGGCTCGACGACCAGCAGGTCTACTCCCGCGAGGCGATTCCGGCATTGGTGGATTACCTGCGCCGCGAGCACGGCGTGCAGTTCCACTTCTCCACCCTCGTCCGCGATATCGAGCCGCGACTCATCCACAGCACCGCCGGCCGGTGCCGGGCGGAGCAGATAGTCCTGTGCTCGGGCCACGACTACCAGACCCTGCTGGCCGAGCAGATCGCGGCACTGCATCCCCAGGTCTGCCGCCTGCAGATGCTGCGGGTGCGCCCCGAGCGGGACTTCGGCCTGGACCAGGCCGTGCTCACCGGCCTCAGTTGCGTCCATTACGGCGCCTTCTCCGACCTGCCGGAGGCCGAGGCGATCCGCGAGCAGATCCGTGAACAGCAGCCGGAACTGGAGGAGCACGGCATCCACCTGCTGGTGAGCCCGACGCCCCGGGGTGAGCTGATCATCGGCGATTCCCATCACTACGGCGCGGATGCGTCGCCCTTCAACGCGGAGGCGGTGGACGAGATCCTGCTGGGGCTGGCCGAGCAGACCCTGGGCACGCGCCTGGCCGTGGTGGAGCGCTGGCAGGGCGTCTACGGCGCCCGTGGGCCTGGGCCCTTCAGCGTGCTCAAGGCCGCGCCGGGGGTGACCGCGGTGCTGATGCACAGCGGCGTCGGCATGAGCATCGGCCCGGCCCTCGGCGAACGTACGGTGGCGGGGTTGCTGGGCTGA
- a CDS encoding putative 2-aminoethylphosphonate ABC transporter substrate-binding protein, giving the protein MFKRLALAAALVAGFSLQAQAATELTVYTALEAEQLSTYKKAFEKANPDIEIKWVRDSTGIITAKLLAEKDRPQADAVWGLAASSLAILDAQGMLEKYAPRHLDSIGAHYRDAANPPAWVGMDVWAATLCFNTVEAEKQGLTRPGSWEDLTRPEYRGKIVMPNPASSGTGFLDVSAWLQTFGEPQGWAYMDALHQNIGQYVHSGSKPCKLAAAGEFPIGISFEYPAVQLKRQGAPLDIILPKEGLGWEIEATGIVKGTDQLEAAKKLADFSASPAAMALYKENFAVLAAPGIAKPQTELPADYEQRLIKNDFAWASQNRDRILAEWRKRYDGKSEKLPQ; this is encoded by the coding sequence ATGTTCAAACGCCTCGCCCTCGCCGCCGCCCTGGTGGCCGGCTTCAGCCTCCAGGCCCAGGCCGCCACCGAGCTGACCGTCTACACGGCCCTGGAAGCCGAGCAGCTGTCGACCTACAAGAAGGCCTTCGAGAAAGCGAACCCGGACATCGAAATCAAGTGGGTACGGGATTCCACCGGCATCATCACCGCCAAGCTGCTGGCCGAGAAGGACCGTCCCCAGGCCGACGCGGTCTGGGGCCTGGCCGCCTCCAGCCTGGCCATCCTCGATGCCCAGGGCATGCTGGAGAAATACGCCCCCCGGCATCTGGACAGCATCGGCGCCCACTACCGCGACGCCGCCAACCCGCCGGCCTGGGTGGGGATGGACGTCTGGGCCGCGACCCTCTGCTTCAATACCGTGGAAGCCGAGAAGCAGGGCCTGACCCGGCCGGGCAGCTGGGAAGACCTGACCCGGCCCGAATACCGGGGCAAGATCGTGATGCCCAACCCGGCCTCCTCCGGTACCGGCTTCCTCGATGTCAGCGCCTGGCTGCAGACCTTCGGCGAGCCCCAGGGCTGGGCCTACATGGATGCCCTGCACCAGAACATCGGCCAGTACGTCCACTCCGGCTCCAAGCCCTGCAAGCTGGCCGCCGCCGGCGAGTTCCCCATCGGCATTTCCTTCGAGTACCCGGCGGTGCAGCTCAAGCGCCAGGGCGCGCCGCTGGACATCATCCTGCCCAAGGAAGGCCTGGGCTGGGAGATCGAGGCCACCGGCATCGTCAAGGGCACCGATCAGCTGGAGGCGGCGAAGAAGCTCGCCGACTTCTCCGCCAGCCCCGCCGCCATGGCGCTGTACAAGGAGAACTTCGCGGTGCTGGCCGCCCCCGGCATCGCCAAGCCGCAGACCGAACTGCCCGCCGACTACGAGCAGCGCCTGATCAAGAACGACTTCGCCTGGGCCTCGCAGAACCGCGACCGGATCCTCGCCGAGTGGCGCAAGCGCTACGACGGCAAGTCCGAGAAGCTGCCCCAGTAA
- a CDS encoding putative 2-aminoethylphosphonate ABC transporter permease subunit, producing the protein MQLENTGVRSGQRSDLGDRLFVQGGKYLLLLLLCLAVLLPLGAIFWRGFSGEAGQGGGLSAARELLASANFHWLLGNSLKVSLSVAAIVVPSAYLFAYALQRTLIPAKGLWRGISLLPLLAPSMLPGIALIYLFGNQGLLRDWLPDTIYGFWGIVLGQAIYTFPHALMVLLSALGMADARLFDAAASMGAGPWRAFRSITWPATRQAVFAAFCLVFTLCITDFGVPVVVGGDYQVLALEAYKAVVGQQQFGRGALIGMVLLLPALLSFGVDAWLRRRQGEAMSGRAQVFHPQPSRGRDACFLALVLLVCSVILLVLGMAVYSSLVKFWPYDLSLSLRHYAFEDTAGGGWLAYRNSLTLATCTALIGGALIFTGAYLMEKTGGRTWLNQSLRLLSFVPMAVPGLVLGLGYVFFFNLPGNPLHVLYGSMTLLVICTIAHFLTTAQMTATTALRQLDGEFEAAALSLKAPLWRHYLKVTVPICLPALLDIVRYLFVSAMTTVSAAIFLYSPDSILAAVAVLNMDDAGNVGGAAAMSTLILLTSAAVSLLLAWASRGALRRSQAWRQGAPDAA; encoded by the coding sequence ATGCAACTGGAAAATACCGGCGTCCGCTCGGGACAGCGTTCCGACCTGGGCGACCGCCTCTTCGTGCAGGGTGGCAAGTACCTGCTCCTGCTGCTGCTGTGCCTCGCCGTGCTGCTGCCCCTGGGCGCCATCTTCTGGCGGGGCTTCAGTGGCGAGGCGGGGCAGGGCGGCGGCCTGTCGGCCGCACGCGAGCTGCTGGCCAGCGCCAACTTCCACTGGCTGCTGGGCAACAGCCTCAAGGTGTCCCTGAGCGTGGCCGCCATCGTCGTGCCCAGCGCCTACCTGTTCGCCTACGCCCTGCAACGCACGCTCATCCCGGCCAAGGGGCTCTGGCGCGGGATATCGCTGCTGCCGCTGCTGGCCCCCTCGATGCTGCCGGGCATCGCCCTCATCTACCTGTTCGGCAACCAGGGCCTGTTGCGCGACTGGCTGCCGGACACAATCTACGGCTTCTGGGGCATCGTCCTCGGCCAGGCCATCTACACCTTTCCCCACGCGCTGATGGTGCTGCTCTCGGCCCTCGGCATGGCCGATGCGCGCCTGTTCGACGCCGCCGCCAGCATGGGCGCCGGCCCCTGGCGGGCGTTCCGCAGCATCACCTGGCCGGCCACGCGGCAGGCGGTGTTCGCCGCCTTCTGCCTGGTGTTCACCCTGTGCATCACCGACTTCGGCGTGCCCGTGGTGGTGGGCGGCGATTACCAGGTGCTGGCGCTGGAGGCCTACAAGGCCGTGGTGGGCCAGCAGCAGTTCGGCCGGGGGGCCTTGATCGGCATGGTGCTGCTGCTGCCGGCGCTGCTCAGCTTCGGCGTCGATGCCTGGCTGCGCCGCCGCCAGGGCGAGGCCATGAGCGGTCGCGCCCAGGTCTTCCACCCGCAACCATCGAGGGGGCGCGATGCCTGCTTCCTCGCCCTGGTGCTGCTGGTCTGCTCGGTGATCCTGCTGGTGCTGGGCATGGCGGTGTATTCGTCCCTGGTGAAATTCTGGCCCTACGACCTGTCGCTGTCGCTGCGTCACTACGCCTTCGAGGACACCGCCGGCGGGGGCTGGCTGGCCTACCGCAACAGCCTGACGCTGGCCACCTGCACGGCCCTGATCGGTGGCGCGCTGATCTTCACCGGCGCCTACCTGATGGAGAAGACCGGAGGCCGCACCTGGCTGAACCAGAGCCTGCGCCTGCTGAGCTTCGTGCCCATGGCGGTGCCGGGGCTGGTGCTGGGCCTGGGCTACGTCTTCTTCTTCAACCTGCCGGGCAATCCGCTGCATGTGCTCTACGGCAGCATGACCCTGCTGGTGATCTGCACCATCGCCCACTTCCTGACCACCGCGCAGATGACCGCGACCACCGCCCTGCGCCAGCTGGACGGCGAGTTCGAGGCCGCCGCGCTGTCCCTCAAGGCGCCGCTCTGGCGGCACTACCTGAAGGTGACGGTGCCCATCTGCCTGCCGGCGCTGCTGGATATCGTCCGCTACCTGTTCGTCTCGGCCATGACCACGGTGTCCGCCGCCATTTTCCTCTACAGCCCCGACAGCATCCTCGCCGCCGTGGCCGTGCTGAACATGGATGACGCCGGCAACGTCGGCGGCGCGGCCGCCATGTCCACCCTGATCCTGCTCACGTCGGCCGCCGTGTCCCTGCTGCTGGCCTGGGCCTCGCGCGGTGCGCTGCGCCGCTCCCAGGCCTGGCGCCAGGGTGCGCCGGACGCCGCCTGA
- a CDS encoding efflux RND transporter periplasmic adaptor subunit, translated as MRSILRVLVTLALVAVALVAGYWLWQHYMLAPWTRDARIRADVVVITPDVSGWVMELKVRDNQQVRAGDLLLRVDRERYQAALERARAVADTRKHQLSLREHEASRRAHLGPQAISAELRENALITAEVARAEYREAEADLKVAELNLARSELRAPRSGQVTNLRLAQGNYVSAGQPVMALVDDSSFYVQAYFEETKLPRIEVGAPVKVWLMSAGEPLSGTVESISRGITDRNASPDGQLLANVEPTFNWVRLAQRIPVRIKLDALPEGVQLSAGMTASVMVEEE; from the coding sequence ATGCGTTCCATCCTGCGTGTGCTGGTGACCCTCGCCCTGGTGGCGGTGGCCCTGGTGGCCGGCTACTGGCTCTGGCAGCACTACATGCTCGCCCCCTGGACCCGCGATGCGCGGATTCGCGCCGACGTGGTGGTGATCACCCCGGACGTGTCCGGCTGGGTGATGGAGCTCAAGGTCCGGGACAACCAGCAGGTGAGGGCGGGCGACCTGCTGCTCAGGGTCGACCGCGAGCGCTACCAGGCGGCCCTTGAACGGGCCCGCGCGGTGGCCGATACCCGCAAGCACCAGCTCAGCCTGCGGGAACACGAGGCGTCGCGGCGCGCTCACCTGGGGCCCCAGGCCATCAGCGCCGAACTGCGCGAGAACGCCCTGATCACCGCCGAGGTGGCCCGTGCCGAGTACCGCGAGGCCGAGGCCGATCTGAAGGTGGCCGAGCTGAACCTGGCCCGCAGCGAGCTGCGCGCGCCCCGTAGCGGCCAGGTCACCAACCTGCGCCTGGCCCAGGGCAACTACGTGAGTGCCGGCCAGCCGGTGATGGCACTGGTGGACGACAGCTCCTTCTACGTCCAGGCCTACTTCGAAGAGACCAAGCTGCCGCGCATCGAGGTGGGGGCACCGGTGAAGGTCTGGCTCATGAGTGCCGGCGAGCCCCTGTCGGGTACCGTGGAAAGCATCAGCCGAGGCATCACCGACCGCAATGCCAGCCCAGATGGCCAACTGCTGGCGAACGTGGAGCCCACCTTCAACTGGGTGCGCCTGGCGCAGCGGATTCCGGTTCGGATCAAGCTGGACGCGCTGCCCGAGGGCGTTCAGCTCAGCGCGGGGATGACGGCCAGCGTGATGGTGGAGGAGGAGTAG
- a CDS encoding ABC transporter permease gives MNLRRLGAIVLKELRQLRRDRLTFAMIVGIPILQLVLFGYAINMDVRGLHAAVLDQADTARSREVVAELGASQVLDFRYHLASPQVLDRLLREGRISAALVIPPDFEARLQERDRPPLQLVVDGTDQVVQASARQLAAYPLPGWPRLTGVQVVNFYNPERLAPLNTVPGLIGVILTMTMVLFTAIALVRERERGNMELLITTPVSPWELTLGKVLPFVGIGLVQVTVILVVGLWLFEVPVRGSLLELYGASLVFILASLTLGVFISTLARSQFQAMQMAFFTFLPQILLSGFMFPFAGMPKAAQWIAEALPLTHFLRLARGIMLRGAGLADLWLELAVLGLFTLLMLSVAVMRVHKRLD, from the coding sequence ATGAACCTGCGCCGGCTGGGGGCCATCGTGCTCAAGGAGTTGCGGCAGCTACGCCGCGATCGCCTCACCTTCGCCATGATCGTCGGCATCCCGATCCTGCAACTGGTGCTCTTCGGCTACGCCATCAACATGGACGTGCGCGGCCTCCACGCCGCCGTGCTGGACCAGGCCGACACCGCCCGCTCCCGTGAGGTGGTGGCGGAGCTCGGCGCCAGCCAGGTGCTGGATTTTCGCTACCACCTGGCCAGCCCCCAGGTGCTGGACCGGCTGCTGCGGGAAGGTCGCATCAGCGCCGCCCTGGTGATTCCCCCGGACTTCGAGGCGCGCCTGCAGGAGCGCGATCGCCCGCCCCTGCAACTGGTGGTGGACGGCACCGACCAGGTGGTACAGGCCTCGGCACGGCAACTGGCGGCCTATCCCCTGCCCGGCTGGCCGCGCCTCACCGGCGTGCAGGTGGTGAACTTCTACAACCCGGAACGCCTGGCGCCGTTGAACACGGTGCCGGGGCTGATCGGGGTCATCCTCACCATGACCATGGTGCTCTTCACCGCCATCGCCCTGGTGCGGGAGCGGGAACGCGGCAACATGGAGCTGCTGATCACCACCCCCGTGTCGCCCTGGGAACTCACCCTGGGCAAGGTGCTGCCCTTCGTCGGCATCGGCCTGGTGCAGGTGACCGTGATCCTGGTGGTGGGCCTCTGGCTGTTCGAGGTCCCGGTGCGCGGCTCGTTGCTGGAGCTCTATGGCGCGTCCCTGGTGTTCATCCTCGCCAGCCTGACCCTGGGGGTATTCATCTCCACCCTGGCCCGCAGCCAGTTCCAGGCCATGCAGATGGCCTTCTTCACCTTCCTGCCGCAGATCCTGCTGTCGGGCTTCATGTTCCCCTTCGCCGGCATGCCCAAGGCGGCGCAATGGATAGCCGAAGCGCTGCCGCTGACCCACTTCCTGCGCCTGGCCCGGGGCATCATGCTGCGCGGCGCGGGCCTGGCCGACCTCTGGCTGGAACTGGCGGTGCTGGGGCTGTTCACCCTGCTGATGCTCAGCGTCGCGGTGATGCGGGTACACAAGCGGCTGGATTGA
- a CDS encoding HlyD family secretion protein, which produces MKRLLTGLLACALLAGCDDPAGDQLLGTLEWDRIGLPAEASETILAWHVAEGDRVEAGQLLLELDPRRLDARLKEAGGDLDLARAQLAELANGARSETVDAARASLNRARAELIDAERSFQRTQALYQRRQVAIAELDRARALRDQASAQVNNADAQLRELTNGTRPEQIDQATAQLRAAEGRLAQLQVSREHLSLRAPRAGRVDALPFKPGDQPPSNAELVSLLVGDRPYARIYVPASARPGLAIGDRLRVKVEGVDDTFEAHVRSIASEASFTPYFALTGADASRLAYRAELVLEGDAARSLPAGLPVQVERPHEQP; this is translated from the coding sequence ATGAAACGACTGCTCACCGGCCTGCTGGCCTGCGCCCTGCTCGCCGGATGCGACGACCCGGCTGGCGACCAGTTGCTCGGCACCCTGGAGTGGGACCGCATCGGCCTGCCCGCCGAAGCCTCGGAGACCATCCTTGCCTGGCACGTGGCCGAAGGGGACCGGGTCGAGGCCGGCCAGTTGCTGCTGGAACTGGATCCTCGCCGCCTCGACGCGCGCCTCAAGGAGGCCGGTGGCGATCTCGACCTGGCCCGCGCGCAGCTGGCGGAACTGGCCAACGGCGCCCGCAGCGAAACCGTGGACGCCGCCCGCGCCAGCCTCAATCGCGCCCGGGCCGAACTCATCGACGCCGAGCGCAGCTTCCAGCGCACCCAGGCGCTCTATCAGCGCCGCCAGGTGGCCATCGCCGAACTGGACCGTGCCCGCGCCCTACGCGACCAGGCCAGCGCCCAGGTGAACAACGCCGACGCCCAGTTGCGGGAACTCACCAACGGCACCCGCCCGGAGCAGATCGACCAGGCCACCGCCCAGCTCCGGGCCGCCGAGGGACGGCTGGCGCAACTGCAGGTCAGCCGCGAGCACCTCAGCCTGCGCGCACCCCGTGCCGGACGCGTGGACGCCCTGCCCTTCAAGCCAGGCGACCAGCCCCCCTCGAACGCCGAGCTGGTCAGCCTGCTGGTGGGCGACAGGCCCTACGCGCGGATCTACGTACCGGCCTCGGCGCGTCCGGGCCTCGCCATCGGCGACCGGCTGCGGGTGAAGGTGGAGGGCGTGGACGACACCTTCGAGGCGCACGTCAGGAGCATCGCCAGCGAGGCCAGCTTCACGCCCTACTTCGCCCTGACCGGCGCCGACGCCAGCCGCCTGGCCTACCGCGCCGAACTGGTGCTCGAAGGCGACGCCGCGCGGTCCCTGCCCGCCGGCCTGCCGGTCCAGGTGGAGCGTCCCCATGAGCAGCCCTGA
- a CDS encoding DUF1656 domain-containing protein — MGLREWSLGGVLLSPFLIYALLALLLTGVLRLGLARFGASRWIWHEALFDCALYVCVLAALVALAGRW; from the coding sequence ATGGGTTTGCGTGAGTGGTCCCTGGGCGGCGTGCTGCTGAGCCCCTTTCTGATCTATGCCCTGCTGGCGCTGCTGCTGACCGGCGTGCTGCGCCTCGGGCTGGCCCGGTTCGGCGCGTCACGCTGGATCTGGCACGAAGCGCTGTTCGACTGTGCCCTGTATGTCTGTGTCCTGGCGGCGCTGGTGGCGCTGGCCGGGCGCTGGTGA
- a CDS encoding ABC transporter ATP-binding protein, producing the protein MSSPEAVIRARGLTKRFGSLTAVDGLDLAVDRAEVFGFLGPNGCGKSTTIRMLCGLLLPSAGEIEVLGYRIPEDAEALKRRIGYMTQKFSLYEDLSVMENLDFLATVQGLDRRAARQRIEELLERYWLADRRKQLAGTLSGGQKQRLALAGAVLHKPDLLLLDEPTSAVDPQSRREFWDSLFELAEAGTTLLVSTHYMDEAERCTRLGILDAGRLVADGSPAALMAALPGRPLLVECAQPRQAQRALQGAGEIIAMAQIGASLRVLSAVEDARERILRRLAAQGIEARVTPTEANLEDVFVTVTHRPLQRAGATP; encoded by the coding sequence ATGAGCAGCCCTGAAGCGGTGATCCGCGCCCGGGGGCTGACCAAGCGCTTCGGCTCGCTCACCGCCGTGGACGGCCTCGACCTGGCGGTGGACCGCGCCGAGGTGTTCGGCTTTCTCGGCCCCAACGGCTGCGGCAAGTCCACCACCATCCGCATGCTCTGCGGCCTGCTGCTGCCCAGCGCCGGGGAGATCGAGGTGCTGGGCTACCGCATCCCCGAGGATGCCGAGGCGCTGAAACGGCGCATCGGCTACATGACCCAGAAGTTCTCCCTCTACGAGGACCTCAGCGTCATGGAGAACCTGGACTTCCTCGCCACGGTCCAGGGACTGGATCGCCGCGCCGCCCGCCAACGCATCGAGGAACTGCTGGAACGCTACTGGCTGGCCGACCGCCGCAAGCAACTGGCCGGCACCCTCAGCGGCGGCCAGAAACAGCGCCTGGCCCTGGCCGGTGCGGTGCTGCACAAGCCCGACCTTCTACTGCTGGACGAGCCCACCAGCGCCGTGGACCCGCAGTCGCGCCGGGAATTCTGGGACTCGCTGTTCGAGCTGGCAGAAGCGGGCACGACCCTGCTGGTGTCCACCCATTACATGGACGAAGCCGAACGCTGCACCCGCCTCGGCATCCTCGACGCCGGCCGGCTGGTGGCCGACGGCAGCCCCGCCGCACTCATGGCCGCCCTGCCCGGGCGCCCGCTGCTGGTGGAGTGCGCCCAGCCGCGCCAGGCCCAGCGCGCCCTGCAGGGCGCCGGCGAGATCATCGCCATGGCCCAGATAGGCGCCTCCCTTCGCGTGCTGAGCGCGGTGGAGGACGCCCGCGAACGCATCCTCCGGCGCCTCGCCGCCCAGGGCATCGAGGCCCGCGTCACCCCCACCGAGGCCAACCTGGAAGACGTCTTCGTCACCGTCACCCATCGCCCGCTGCAACGGGCCGGAGCCACGCCATGA
- a CDS encoding FUSC family protein yields the protein MRDTLRAFLAPDVPALQFVIKTLLGGGLALWLAFRLDLEQPQWALMTAFIVAQPLSGMVVQKGLARLLGTLVGTAMSVVILALFAQTPWLFLVALATWLGLCTAASTLMRSAWSYAFVLAGYTVAIIGLPAIAHPLTVFDQAVARCTEISLGILCATFTSALLWPQRVERQLARQARDAWQCGVQAALSALKGEAQERQGLLGVLGRIVAVDAQREHAWFEGHRGRQRAVALQVLSHDLLSLLRLARGVARQWRQLGSGEEEVLRPWLEEVEAALGESDVPRLDALRERLLVAAEDESLTTVQQYCLGRMAVLMRQAASAVASMHGVERGEAPADAPPPLSSHRDVQTAAVYGLRSALAFLGLSAFWLATAWTSAVGALTLTCVICGLFASRENAEQIGLLFLRGILYALPVAFVVGQLLLPQLSGFAMLCLALGVPLFFGALGMAKPALGATATSFCLHFIVLCAPQNVMSFNVGLFFNEAISMLFGVAFAVLSFRLIPLRNPAWHGRRLLKASLADLAKLTGRVLAGAENWFGGRMADRLLQLARLYPVLPEQSRSRWDDGIASLDLGDELLHLRRCLAAADQPLGRSERRFLRELERVLLQGPAPGRAEDLDEPIGDLLAALRTAGSSIDRRLAQAALLQLQQSWRQWCEHQEANHGFA from the coding sequence GTGCGCGACACCTTGCGTGCTTTCCTGGCGCCCGATGTTCCGGCGCTGCAGTTCGTCATCAAGACGCTCCTGGGCGGAGGCCTGGCGCTCTGGCTCGCCTTCCGACTGGACCTGGAGCAACCCCAATGGGCGCTGATGACCGCCTTCATCGTTGCCCAGCCGCTGTCCGGCATGGTGGTGCAGAAGGGCCTGGCGCGACTGCTGGGGACCCTGGTGGGCACCGCCATGTCGGTGGTCATCCTGGCCCTGTTCGCCCAGACGCCCTGGCTGTTCCTGGTGGCGCTGGCGACCTGGCTGGGCCTGTGCACCGCGGCGTCGACCCTGATGCGCAGTGCCTGGTCCTATGCCTTCGTGCTGGCGGGCTACACCGTGGCCATCATCGGGCTACCGGCCATCGCCCATCCGCTGACGGTGTTCGACCAGGCGGTGGCCCGTTGCACCGAGATCTCCCTCGGCATCCTCTGCGCCACCTTCACCAGCGCCTTGCTCTGGCCGCAGCGGGTGGAGCGGCAGTTGGCGCGACAGGCCCGGGACGCCTGGCAATGCGGAGTCCAGGCGGCACTCTCGGCGTTGAAGGGCGAGGCCCAGGAACGCCAGGGCCTGCTCGGTGTGCTCGGACGCATCGTCGCGGTGGACGCCCAGCGCGAACATGCCTGGTTCGAGGGGCATCGCGGACGCCAGCGGGCGGTGGCGCTGCAGGTGCTCAGCCACGACCTGCTCAGCCTCTTGCGGCTGGCCCGGGGCGTCGCCCGCCAGTGGCGCCAGCTGGGGTCGGGAGAAGAGGAGGTCTTGCGTCCCTGGCTGGAGGAGGTGGAGGCGGCCCTGGGCGAATCCGATGTCCCGCGCCTGGACGCTTTGCGTGAGCGGCTGCTGGTCGCGGCCGAGGACGAGTCCCTTACCACCGTGCAGCAGTACTGCCTGGGGCGCATGGCGGTGCTGATGCGCCAGGCGGCATCGGCGGTGGCGTCCATGCACGGGGTGGAGCGGGGCGAGGCGCCGGCCGACGCGCCGCCACCGCTTTCCAGCCACCGGGATGTGCAGACCGCCGCCGTCTACGGATTGCGCAGCGCCCTGGCCTTCCTCGGGCTTTCGGCCTTCTGGCTGGCCACGGCCTGGACCTCGGCGGTGGGCGCCCTGACCCTCACCTGCGTGATCTGCGGCCTGTTCGCCAGTCGCGAGAACGCCGAGCAGATCGGCCTGCTGTTCCTGCGCGGCATCCTCTACGCGTTGCCGGTGGCCTTCGTCGTCGGCCAGCTGCTGCTGCCCCAGTTGAGCGGCTTCGCCATGCTCTGCCTGGCCCTGGGCGTGCCGCTGTTCTTCGGTGCGCTGGGCATGGCCAAGCCGGCCCTGGGTGCCACGGCCACGTCCTTCTGCCTGCATTTCATCGTGCTCTGCGCCCCGCAGAACGTCATGAGTTTCAATGTCGGGCTGTTCTTCAACGAGGCGATCTCCATGCTGTTCGGTGTCGCTTTCGCGGTCCTGTCCTTCCGCCTGATCCCTCTGCGCAACCCGGCCTGGCACGGCCGGCGGCTGCTCAAGGCCAGCCTGGCGGACCTGGCGAAACTCACCGGCCGGGTGCTGGCGGGCGCGGAAAACTGGTTCGGTGGCCGCATGGCGGACCGCCTGCTGCAACTGGCGCGGCTCTATCCCGTGCTGCCGGAGCAGTCCCGCAGCCGCTGGGACGACGGCATCGCCAGCCTCGACCTGGGCGATGAGCTGCTGCACCTGCGGCGTTGCCTGGCCGCCGCCGACCAGCCGCTGGGCCGCTCCGAACGACGCTTCCTGCGCGAGCTGGAGCGCGTCCTGCTGCAAGGACCCGCCCCGGGCCGCGCCGAGGATCTGGATGAACCCATCGGCGACCTGCTGGCCGCGCTGCGCACCGCCGGCAGCAGCATCGACCGCCGCCTGGCCCAGGCGGCCCTGTTGCAGTTGCAGCAGAGCTGGCGGCAATGGTGTGAACACCAGGAGGCGAACCATGGGTTTGCGTGA